One region of Hymenobacter sediminicola genomic DNA includes:
- a CDS encoding DoxX family protein, which yields MVLFENRYRTHDFGLLLLRVGIGVMFTIHGYPKLIGGPEMWAQVGGVMKLVGLDFAPVFWGFLAAVAEAVGGQLLALGLFFRLACALLLGTMIMATIMHVSAGDAFGAYSHALESAFLFLGLLFTGPGRYSLDQMLFPSRTLRRLY from the coding sequence ATGGTTCTGTTTGAAAACCGCTACCGCACCCACGATTTTGGTCTGCTGCTTCTGCGAGTAGGTATCGGGGTAATGTTCACCATTCATGGCTACCCCAAACTTATTGGTGGCCCCGAAATGTGGGCACAGGTAGGTGGAGTCATGAAGCTGGTAGGGCTGGACTTTGCGCCCGTGTTCTGGGGGTTTCTGGCCGCCGTAGCAGAAGCAGTAGGTGGGCAGCTGCTGGCCCTGGGCCTGTTTTTTCGGCTGGCCTGCGCCCTGCTGCTGGGCACCATGATTATGGCCACCATCATGCACGTTAGCGCTGGTGATGCCTTCGGTGCCTATTCTCACGCGCTGGAATCGGCGTTTCTGTTTCTCGGCCTGCTGTTCACTGGTCCTGGCCGCTACAGCCTCGACCAGATGCTGTTTCCGTCGCGCACCCTACGGCGGCTGTATTAA
- a CDS encoding M14 family metallopeptidase gives MLSFLLSTLLLTSAPPKNDWRTPYELGNGNTTTTYAECIGFYQKLDAAYPEITMREAGFSDNGLPLHEVVVSLDGDADPASVRAKGRRVVFIQNGIHPGEPEGIDAAMMLARDYVQQKKLRQQLTDITLVIIPIYNVDGSLNRNSTTRTNQNGPESYGFRGNARNLDLNRDYIKQDSRNARSFAQLFQRWQPDVFVDTHTSNGADYQHTMTLIATQPNKLHPALSQYMSSQLLPALYGGMAKRKSPMTPYVDFAGRTPDARGLTGFLETPRYSTGYTTLFNTIGFVTETHMLKAYAPRVKAQYDFLELLVQAVGQQKDALTRARTEAQQQLQTQTTFPLAWKLDTTAAEKTMFLGYEGRMKPSEVSGQPRLYYDRKAPFSRQIPYYNTFRPTVQVQRPIAYLIPQAWGEVLDRLRLSGVQLRRLRRDTTLTAEVYYIQDYKTGQRPYEGHYLHSGVEVRPTQQPMAFRQGDYVALLDQPAARYLIETLEPQATDSFFAWGFFDGILQQKEYFSDYVFEDVAATLLRQDPALRERLEKLKQQNPAFAASGAAQLDWVYRQSPNYEKTHLRYPVARWLGGSLPTVE, from the coding sequence ATGCTCTCTTTTCTGCTTTCTACGCTCCTGCTGACCTCGGCTCCGCCGAAAAACGACTGGCGCACGCCCTACGAGTTGGGCAACGGCAACACTACCACTACCTACGCCGAGTGCATTGGCTTCTACCAGAAGCTAGACGCCGCCTACCCCGAAATAACGATGCGGGAAGCCGGTTTCTCCGATAACGGCCTGCCGCTGCACGAAGTGGTAGTGAGCCTTGATGGCGACGCCGACCCGGCTTCGGTGCGGGCCAAAGGACGCCGCGTGGTATTCATTCAAAACGGCATTCACCCCGGCGAGCCAGAAGGCATTGATGCGGCCATGATGCTGGCCCGCGACTATGTGCAGCAGAAAAAGCTGCGCCAGCAGCTCACGGACATCACGCTGGTTATCATCCCGATTTACAACGTGGATGGCTCGCTGAACCGCAACTCCACGACCCGCACCAACCAGAACGGGCCCGAATCGTACGGCTTCCGCGGCAACGCCCGTAACCTCGACCTGAACCGGGACTACATCAAGCAGGACTCGCGCAATGCCCGCTCTTTTGCGCAGTTGTTTCAACGCTGGCAGCCCGACGTGTTTGTGGACACGCACACCTCCAACGGCGCCGACTACCAGCACACCATGACCCTCATTGCCACGCAGCCCAACAAGCTGCACCCGGCCCTGAGCCAGTACATGAGCAGCCAGCTCCTGCCGGCCCTCTACGGCGGCATGGCGAAGCGCAAAAGCCCGATGACGCCCTACGTGGACTTTGCGGGCCGCACGCCCGACGCGCGCGGGCTGACGGGGTTTCTGGAAACGCCCCGTTACTCCACCGGCTATACCACGCTGTTCAACACCATCGGTTTCGTGACGGAAACGCACATGCTGAAGGCGTATGCGCCCCGCGTGAAGGCCCAGTACGACTTTCTGGAGCTGCTGGTACAGGCCGTTGGGCAGCAGAAAGACGCACTGACCCGCGCCCGCACCGAAGCGCAGCAGCAGCTTCAGACCCAGACCACTTTTCCGCTGGCCTGGAAGCTGGATACCACTGCCGCCGAGAAAACTATGTTTCTGGGCTATGAAGGCCGGATGAAGCCCAGCGAAGTTAGCGGCCAGCCCCGCCTCTACTACGACCGGAAAGCGCCTTTCTCGCGGCAGATTCCGTACTACAACACCTTCCGCCCCACCGTGCAGGTGCAGCGGCCCATAGCGTACCTGATTCCGCAAGCCTGGGGCGAGGTGCTGGACCGCCTGCGCCTCTCGGGTGTGCAGCTCCGCCGCCTGCGCCGCGACACGACTCTTACGGCCGAAGTCTACTACATCCAGGACTACAAAACCGGCCAGCGCCCCTACGAAGGCCACTACCTGCACAGCGGCGTGGAAGTGCGCCCCACCCAGCAGCCGATGGCTTTCCGCCAGGGCGACTACGTGGCCCTACTTGACCAGCCCGCCGCCCGCTACCTCATCGAAACACTAGAGCCGCAGGCCACCGACTCGTTTTTTGCCTGGGGCTTTTTCGACGGCATTCTGCAGCAGAAAGAGTATTTCTCCGACTACGTATTCGAGGATGTGGCTGCCACCCTACTCCGCCAGGACCCGGCGCTGCGGGAGCGGCTGGAAAAACTCAAGCAGCAGAACCCGGCCTTTGCGGCCAGTGGCGCGGCCCAATTGGATTGGGTATACCGCCAGTCGCCGAACTACGAAAAGACCCACCTGCGCTACCCCGTGGCCCGCTGGCTGGGCGGCTCACTCCCGACGGTGGAGTAA
- a CDS encoding ABC transporter ATP-binding protein gives MAILELDNLSKSYGGTTALKGLTLQVEPGSVYGLLGPNGSGKTTTLGIALGVLRASGGTVRWFGQEPTAANRRRIGALLETPNFFPYLSARQNLLLAADIKQADTRSVDQALDSVGLGTRQHDAFRGFSLGMKQRLALASTLLGNPEVLVLDEPTNGLDPQGIAEVRSLVQRLAAEGKTIILASHLLDEIEKVCTHVAVLQRGELRAAGPVSNILATADRVLLRPTPETSAALVQQVLATLPWVSDVRPETGGILSAAVAASHGPADVNRALFEQGIVLAGLEVRHRSLEAQFLELTK, from the coding sequence ATGGCTATTCTTGAACTCGACAACCTTTCCAAATCATACGGCGGTACCACGGCGCTAAAGGGCCTGACGCTGCAGGTAGAGCCGGGCAGCGTGTATGGTCTGCTGGGCCCGAATGGCAGCGGCAAAACTACCACGCTGGGTATTGCGCTGGGCGTGTTGCGGGCTTCGGGGGGCACGGTGCGCTGGTTTGGGCAGGAGCCGACGGCCGCCAACCGCCGCCGCATCGGGGCGCTGCTCGAAACACCTAACTTCTTCCCCTACCTCTCTGCCCGCCAGAACCTGCTGCTGGCCGCCGATATCAAGCAAGCCGACACGCGCAGCGTAGATCAGGCGCTGGACAGCGTGGGGCTGGGCACAAGGCAGCACGATGCCTTCCGGGGCTTTTCGCTGGGTATGAAACAGCGTCTGGCGCTGGCCTCCACCCTGCTCGGCAACCCTGAGGTGCTGGTGCTCGATGAGCCCACCAACGGCCTCGACCCACAAGGAATTGCCGAAGTGCGCAGCCTGGTACAACGCCTGGCAGCCGAGGGCAAAACCATCATCCTGGCCAGCCACTTACTCGATGAGATTGAGAAGGTGTGCACACACGTGGCAGTGCTGCAGCGCGGCGAATTGCGGGCGGCCGGGCCGGTCAGCAACATCCTGGCCACCGCCGACCGGGTGCTGCTCCGCCCCACTCCCGAAACCTCCGCCGCACTGGTGCAGCAGGTACTGGCCACCTTGCCGTGGGTATCGGATGTGCGCCCGGAAACCGGCGGCATCCTCAGTGCGGCCGTAGCGGCTAGCCACGGCCCCGCCGATGTAAACCGGGCCCTTTTTGAGCAAGGCATTGTGCTGGCCGGCCTCGAAGTTCGTCACCGCAGTCTGGAGGCACAGTTTCTGGAGCTCACGAAGTAG
- a CDS encoding ABC transporter permease: MLFRPELRKILPYRTVWIILLAYAVLLLLFVGAGGSVTLNGQQLGQSLYVFPALWSKLAYVASYFTMLLGLLLIILITDEFQFRTFRQQVIDGASVGELVQGKLAVSGLLAGFAALVVLGVGFYFGLTRAAGTADQAAAGLPAVLLYGVQVLGLLSLAALVAVLVRRSGAAILVFLLYLWVAEPLLRLSLPDELDRYLPAKIFNSLTPMPGQELMDTVAGPSLALLPTQALPVALAYTALFWGLSYMVLRNRDL, translated from the coding sequence ATGCTTTTTCGCCCTGAGCTCCGCAAGATTCTCCCTTATCGTACCGTCTGGATTATTCTGCTGGCCTACGCGGTGCTGCTGCTGCTGTTTGTGGGAGCTGGCGGCAGCGTCACGCTGAACGGGCAGCAGCTGGGGCAGTCATTGTATGTGTTTCCGGCGCTGTGGAGCAAACTGGCGTACGTGGCCAGCTACTTCACCATGCTGCTGGGCTTGCTGCTCATCATTCTCATCACCGACGAATTTCAGTTCCGCACCTTCCGCCAGCAGGTCATCGACGGAGCATCCGTAGGCGAGCTGGTGCAGGGCAAGCTGGCCGTGTCGGGGCTGCTGGCGGGTTTTGCGGCGCTGGTGGTATTGGGCGTAGGCTTCTACTTTGGCCTGACGCGCGCCGCTGGCACCGCCGATCAGGCCGCCGCCGGGTTGCCGGCCGTGCTGCTCTACGGCGTACAGGTACTGGGGCTGCTGTCATTGGCGGCGCTGGTGGCCGTGCTAGTGCGCCGCAGTGGAGCCGCCATTCTGGTGTTTCTGCTATATCTGTGGGTGGCGGAGCCGCTGCTGCGCCTTTCCCTGCCCGATGAGCTAGACCGCTATTTGCCGGCCAAAATCTTTAATAGCCTCACACCTATGCCCGGCCAAGAACTGATGGATACGGTAGCGGGGCCTTCGCTGGCACTGCTACCGACGCAGGCGCTGCCGGTGGCGTTGGCCTACACGGCGCTATTTTGGGGCCTGAGCTACATGGTACTGCGCAACCGGGATTTATAA
- a CDS encoding bifunctional 3,4-dihydroxy-2-butanone-4-phosphate synthase/GTP cyclohydrolase II yields MLDSIEEAIADIRAGKVVVVVDDEDRENEGDFICAARCATPEVINFMATHGRGLVCAPLIEDRCEALGLELMVGRNTALHATPFTVSIDLLKNGVTTGISASDRSKTILALIDPDTKPEELGKPGHIFPLKARKEGVLRRAGHTEAAIDLSRLAGFEPAGVLVEILKEDGEMARLPELREIATKWGLKLISVQDLIKYRLEKESLITRDISVQMPTQWGDFELVAYTQRSNGAQHLALVKGDISGSEPVLARVHSSCVTGDIFGSCRCDCGPQLHRAMAQIEREGRGVVVYMNQEGRGIGLLNKLRAYKLQEQGRDTVEANLELGFGMDERDYGVGAQILRDLGVSKMRLLTNNPRKRTGLIGYGLEIVDTMPIEIEPNQHNETYLTTKRDKLGHTILSKDRGPHPAQTAAEMLPTE; encoded by the coding sequence ATGCTGGATTCCATTGAAGAGGCCATTGCCGATATCCGCGCCGGAAAGGTGGTGGTAGTAGTGGACGACGAAGACCGTGAAAACGAAGGCGACTTCATCTGCGCTGCCCGGTGCGCCACGCCGGAAGTCATCAATTTTATGGCCACCCACGGCCGCGGCCTGGTGTGCGCCCCGCTCATCGAAGACCGTTGCGAAGCGTTGGGCCTGGAGCTGATGGTGGGCCGTAATACGGCCCTACACGCCACGCCTTTCACCGTCAGCATCGACCTGCTGAAAAACGGCGTGACCACCGGCATTTCGGCCTCCGACCGCAGCAAAACCATCCTGGCTCTCATCGACCCCGACACCAAGCCAGAGGAGTTGGGCAAGCCGGGTCATATTTTCCCGCTGAAGGCCCGGAAAGAAGGCGTACTGCGCCGCGCCGGCCACACCGAAGCCGCCATCGACCTGTCCCGCCTCGCGGGCTTCGAGCCGGCCGGCGTACTGGTGGAAATTCTGAAGGAAGATGGCGAAATGGCCCGACTGCCGGAGTTGCGCGAAATAGCCACGAAATGGGGCCTGAAGCTGATTTCGGTGCAGGACCTCATCAAGTACCGTCTCGAAAAGGAAAGCCTCATCACCCGCGACATTTCGGTGCAAATGCCCACCCAGTGGGGCGATTTTGAGCTGGTTGCCTACACCCAGCGCTCCAATGGTGCTCAGCATCTGGCTTTGGTAAAAGGCGACATCAGCGGTTCCGAACCGGTGCTGGCGCGCGTACACAGTTCCTGCGTTACGGGCGACATTTTCGGTAGCTGCCGTTGCGACTGTGGCCCGCAGTTGCACCGCGCCATGGCTCAGATTGAGCGAGAAGGCCGCGGGGTGGTGGTGTATATGAACCAGGAAGGCCGCGGCATCGGGCTGCTCAACAAGCTGCGCGCCTACAAGCTGCAGGAGCAAGGCCGCGACACCGTGGAAGCTAATCTGGAGCTGGGTTTCGGGATGGATGAGCGCGACTACGGGGTGGGCGCGCAGATTCTGCGCGACCTGGGCGTTTCAAAGATGCGCCTGCTCACCAACAACCCCCGCAAGCGTACAGGCCTCATCGGCTACGGCCTCGAAATCGTGGACACCATGCCCATCGAAATCGAGCCCAATCAGCACAACGAGACGTACTTGACCACCAAGCGCGACAAGCTGGGGCACACCATCCTGAGCAAAGACCGGGGCCCGCACCCGGCCCAGACGGCCGCCGAAATGCTGCCTACAGAGTAG
- a CDS encoding glycosyltransferase, with product MTLTAALAAGALWGSLLLVAHTYVLFPLLLALLARTRRQNQQVFAPDAPDLPAVDILLAVYNEEQVIKEKIRSTFATTYPLHKLTFYIGSDNSQDRTNALVARLAAEHPQLRFRPFGQRTGKPGVIEALAREATAPVLVLTDANVFFAPDTLYQLVKHFRNPVIGQVGGNILNPDHRQEGISGQEKAYLERENLIKYQEGVVWGAMIGAFGGCFAVRRACYHPAPASFLVDDFFISMAVLQDGYQAINELEAVCYEDVSDRLPEEFRRKARISAGNFQNLLAFRRLLWPPWRGVSFAFWSHKVLRWLTPLLLLLMLLANAVLVLQGGGWFYQLMLAGQVGVPLLLLLDAGLRRVGTHSRLLRFITHFYSMNAALLVGLWRFLRGVRTTVWEPTQRFQKSK from the coding sequence ATGACACTGACCGCGGCCCTCGCGGCCGGCGCACTCTGGGGTAGTCTGCTGCTGGTGGCCCACACCTATGTGCTGTTTCCGCTGCTGCTGGCCCTGCTGGCCCGCACGCGCCGCCAGAATCAGCAGGTGTTTGCGCCAGATGCCCCGGACTTGCCCGCCGTGGATATTCTGCTGGCCGTGTACAATGAGGAGCAGGTGATTAAGGAGAAAATCCGCTCCACCTTCGCCACCACTTACCCGCTCCACAAGCTCACCTTCTACATCGGCTCCGACAACTCTCAGGACCGTACCAATGCGCTGGTAGCACGGCTGGCCGCCGAGCATCCGCAGTTGCGGTTCCGGCCGTTCGGGCAGCGCACCGGCAAGCCCGGCGTAATTGAGGCGCTGGCTCGCGAGGCTACCGCGCCGGTTCTGGTACTCACAGATGCCAACGTGTTTTTCGCCCCCGATACCCTGTATCAACTGGTGAAGCACTTTCGCAATCCTGTAATCGGTCAGGTAGGCGGCAACATCCTCAACCCCGACCACCGGCAGGAAGGCATATCGGGGCAGGAAAAGGCCTATCTGGAGCGCGAAAACCTCATCAAGTATCAGGAAGGCGTTGTATGGGGCGCTATGATTGGTGCTTTCGGGGGCTGCTTCGCGGTGCGGCGGGCCTGCTACCATCCGGCCCCGGCTTCATTTCTGGTGGATGACTTCTTTATTTCCATGGCCGTGCTGCAGGACGGCTACCAGGCCATCAACGAGTTGGAGGCCGTGTGCTACGAAGACGTGTCGGACAGGCTGCCGGAGGAGTTTCGGCGCAAGGCGCGCATCTCGGCCGGCAACTTCCAGAACCTGCTGGCTTTCCGGCGCCTGCTGTGGCCGCCGTGGCGCGGCGTGAGCTTTGCCTTCTGGTCGCATAAGGTGCTGCGCTGGCTCACGCCGCTGCTGCTGCTGCTCATGCTGCTGGCCAACGCGGTGCTGGTGCTGCAGGGCGGCGGCTGGTTCTACCAGTTGATGCTGGCCGGGCAGGTAGGCGTGCCGCTGCTGCTGCTACTCGATGCCGGCCTGCGCCGTGTGGGCACCCATTCGCGCCTGTTGCGCTTTATCACGCACTTCTACAGCATGAATGCCGCGTTGTTGGTGGGCTTGTGGCGCTTTCTGCGTGGCGTGCGCACCACGGTTTGGGAGCCCACGCAACGGTTTCAGAAGAGCAAGTAG
- a CDS encoding glycosyltransferase family 4 protein, giving the protein MHILQLCPRVPYPPTDGGAIAMYDVAAGLVRAGHRVTVLALNTPKHHQPADALNHLGPNLRLVTVDVDTRLSPVKALRNLMSSSLPYNVERFVSEESATQLTEILRTQAIDVVQMEGSFVAWYVDVVRRVAPGVPVVLRAHNVEYTIWQMLASREKKPLKRFYLRHLAGRVQQFEHDYLPRFDAVAAITEPDQQRLRHMGCKEPVVFVPAGVHLERFQTDPAIRPKPRTLFMIGSLDWLPNQEGLDWFLAEVWPKAHAQYPELELHLAGKQMPARFRELRQPGITVHGFVDSAAGFMQQYDIMLVPLLSGGGMRIKIIEGMALGKCILSTTLGAEGIHARDGHDIVLRDEPAAWLEVLGRYYQGHLPTALIGQEAAHTIRRLYDNRRIVESFLDLYTILTPVRV; this is encoded by the coding sequence GTGCACATTCTGCAACTCTGTCCGCGCGTTCCGTATCCGCCCACCGATGGCGGGGCTATTGCCATGTACGATGTGGCGGCGGGCCTCGTGCGGGCCGGCCACCGCGTCACGGTGCTGGCCCTGAACACGCCCAAACACCACCAGCCCGCCGATGCCCTCAACCATCTGGGCCCCAACCTGCGCCTGGTAACCGTGGATGTGGACACGCGGCTCTCCCCGGTGAAAGCCCTGCGTAACTTGATGAGCAGCAGCCTTCCTTACAACGTGGAGCGGTTTGTGAGCGAAGAATCCGCCACCCAGCTTACCGAGATTCTGCGCACGCAGGCTATTGATGTGGTACAGATGGAAGGCTCGTTCGTGGCGTGGTACGTGGATGTGGTGCGGCGCGTGGCGCCCGGGGTGCCGGTGGTGCTGCGGGCACACAACGTAGAATACACCATCTGGCAGATGCTGGCCAGCCGCGAAAAAAAACCGCTGAAGCGCTTCTACCTGCGCCATCTGGCCGGCCGCGTGCAGCAGTTCGAGCACGACTACCTGCCTCGCTTCGATGCGGTGGCGGCCATCACGGAGCCCGACCAGCAGCGTCTGCGCCACATGGGTTGCAAAGAACCGGTGGTGTTTGTGCCGGCCGGGGTGCATCTGGAGCGTTTTCAGACCGATCCGGCCATCCGGCCCAAGCCCCGTACGCTGTTCATGATTGGCTCGCTCGACTGGCTGCCGAATCAGGAAGGGCTCGACTGGTTTCTGGCCGAAGTGTGGCCAAAGGCGCACGCGCAGTATCCGGAGTTGGAGCTGCACTTGGCCGGTAAGCAGATGCCGGCGCGGTTTCGGGAGCTGCGGCAGCCTGGTATCACGGTGCACGGGTTCGTGGACTCAGCAGCTGGCTTCATGCAGCAATACGATATTATGCTGGTGCCGCTGCTGAGCGGTGGCGGCATGCGCATCAAGATTATTGAAGGCATGGCCCTAGGCAAGTGTATTCTGAGCACCACGCTGGGCGCCGAAGGCATTCATGCCCGCGACGGCCATGACATTGTGCTGCGCGACGAGCCCGCCGCCTGGCTGGAAGTGTTGGGCCGCTACTACCAGGGCCATCTGCCTACCGCCCTCATTGGCCAGGAAGCCGCCCACACCATCCGGCGCCTCTACGACAACCGCCGCATTGTGGAGAGCTTCCTGGACCTGTACACCATCCTGACGCCCGTACGCGTATGA
- the dnaG gene encoding DNA primase has product MARIPKELVDQIIHQADIVEVVGDFVSLKRKGQNMWACCPFHHEKSPSFSVAPAKGLYKCFGCGKAGGVVQFIMDIEGTSYVEALKYLAKKYGIEVQEEEKTPEQQLAQNEKDSQFIVSNWAKDHYHHLLLSTDEGQSIGLSYLRQRGLNQATIKTFELGYSLDQWDDLLKSATAAGYEQKYLEKTGLIIRREDDQGQDTGRRYDRFRGRVMFPIHNVSGRVIGFGARTLKPNDKTAKYLNSPESEIYHKSDVLYGLYQGRQAIRTEELCYLVEGYLDVLSLHQGDIKNVVASSGTSLTDGQIRLLKRYTDNVTVLYDGDAAGIRASLRGIDMLLEGGLNVRVVLFPDGDDPDSYIRKVGDQKFREHLEQASQDFIQFKTELVSREAAQDPVKKAEAIREVLQSIAKVPDPIKRQVFLQQTSQAFGIDEQVLITEYNKLVRNASGKAPSSNSGPGSGAGTSAGSSNAGGLPPRTSNQQPATSNRQLSPEEEAEALMYGASPEDLMGGGGDLQTLTREDLEPVPDVLEQCEREVVRLLLLYSAQPLAPEVAVAQYLLQQLDDTSFKTGIYADLMHLCRQELEQGRWPEVRTLIQHNRSDIRSMVAELATEKYELSPNWTTHQIHVPRELDLLQTACDNAILRLNKVNVERELAIRLEALRHPLDDDTMMEHLQTIRLLKQMDNQLANLLGTVIPRGA; this is encoded by the coding sequence ATGGCCCGCATTCCTAAAGAACTAGTTGATCAGATAATTCACCAAGCCGACATTGTGGAGGTGGTGGGCGACTTCGTGAGCCTGAAGCGCAAGGGCCAGAATATGTGGGCCTGCTGCCCGTTTCACCACGAAAAGTCGCCGAGCTTCTCAGTGGCGCCGGCTAAGGGGCTGTATAAGTGCTTCGGCTGCGGCAAGGCGGGCGGGGTGGTGCAGTTCATCATGGATATTGAGGGCACCAGCTACGTGGAGGCTCTGAAGTATCTGGCCAAAAAGTACGGCATCGAGGTCCAGGAAGAGGAAAAAACGCCGGAGCAGCAGCTCGCCCAAAACGAAAAGGATTCCCAGTTCATCGTGTCGAACTGGGCCAAGGACCACTACCACCACCTGCTGCTGAGCACCGACGAGGGCCAGAGCATCGGGCTGAGCTACCTGCGCCAGCGCGGCCTCAACCAGGCTACCATCAAGACTTTCGAGCTGGGCTACTCGCTGGATCAGTGGGACGATCTGCTGAAATCAGCCACGGCAGCGGGCTACGAGCAGAAATACCTGGAAAAAACCGGCCTCATCATCCGGCGCGAAGACGACCAGGGCCAGGACACCGGCCGCCGCTACGACCGGTTCCGGGGACGCGTGATGTTCCCGATTCATAACGTGTCGGGCCGCGTGATTGGGTTTGGGGCACGCACGCTCAAACCCAACGACAAAACGGCCAAGTACCTGAACTCGCCGGAGTCGGAAATCTACCACAAGTCGGATGTGCTGTATGGGCTCTACCAGGGCCGGCAGGCCATCCGGACGGAGGAGCTGTGCTACCTGGTAGAAGGCTACCTCGACGTGCTGAGTTTGCACCAGGGCGACATCAAAAACGTGGTGGCCTCGTCGGGTACCTCGCTCACTGATGGGCAGATTCGCCTCCTGAAGCGCTACACCGACAACGTAACGGTGCTCTACGACGGCGACGCGGCCGGCATTCGGGCCTCGCTGCGTGGTATTGATATGCTGCTGGAAGGAGGCCTGAACGTGCGCGTGGTGCTGTTTCCGGACGGCGACGACCCCGACAGCTACATCCGCAAAGTCGGCGACCAAAAGTTCCGGGAGCATCTGGAGCAGGCCAGCCAGGACTTTATCCAGTTCAAAACCGAGCTAGTAAGCCGTGAGGCCGCCCAGGACCCGGTGAAGAAGGCCGAAGCCATCCGGGAGGTGCTGCAAAGCATTGCCAAAGTGCCCGACCCGATTAAGCGGCAGGTGTTTCTGCAGCAGACTTCGCAGGCTTTCGGCATTGATGAGCAGGTGCTTATCACGGAATACAACAAGCTGGTACGCAACGCTTCCGGCAAGGCCCCCAGCAGCAACAGCGGCCCTGGAAGCGGAGCCGGCACTTCGGCGGGAAGCAGCAACGCCGGTGGACTTCCGCCGCGAACCAGCAACCAGCAACCAGCAACCAGCAACCGCCAGCTTAGCCCCGAGGAAGAGGCCGAGGCGCTGATGTACGGCGCGTCGCCGGAAGACCTGATGGGCGGGGGCGGCGACCTGCAGACCCTCACCCGTGAGGACCTGGAGCCCGTGCCCGACGTGCTGGAACAGTGCGAGCGGGAAGTGGTGCGCCTGCTGCTGCTGTACTCGGCGCAGCCGCTGGCTCCGGAAGTAGCCGTGGCGCAATACCTGCTGCAGCAGCTCGACGACACCTCTTTCAAAACGGGCATCTATGCCGACCTGATGCACTTGTGCCGGCAGGAGCTGGAGCAGGGCCGCTGGCCCGAAGTGCGTACCCTCATCCAGCACAACCGCTCCGATATCCGGAGCATGGTGGCGGAGCTGGCCACGGAAAAGTATGAGCTGAGTCCCAACTGGACCACCCACCAGATTCACGTGCCCCGGGAGCTGGACCTGCTCCAGACGGCCTGCGACAATGCCATCCTGCGCCTCAACAAGGTGAATGTGGAGCGCGAATTGGCCATCCGGCTGGAAGCTCTGCGTCACCCTCTCGATGATGATACCATGATGGAGCACCTGCAAACCATCCGGCTGCTCAAGCAGATGGACAACCAGCTGGCCAATTTGCTGGGCACGGTCATTCCGCGCGGCGCTTAG
- a CDS encoding Mrp/NBP35 family ATP-binding protein, whose product MVPITKEAVLKALSYVEEPDLGKDLVTLNMIEDVAINGRTVSFTVVLTTPACPLKQLIHDACERAIHTMVDAEAEVVIVMTSRVTSMRQNRDLLPGVKNIIAIASGKGGVGKSTVTANLAIALAKTGAKVGLVDADISGPSMPLMFGVMDARPHVFQGPDGKNLIQPVEAHGVKLMSIGFLAPAESAIVWRGPMASSALKQFITEVDWGELDYLLLDMPPGTSDIHLTMVQTVPVTGSLIVTTPQKVALADAEKGLQMFRLPQINVPVLGIVENMAWFTPAELPDNKYFIFGEGGGVALAEKHQVPLLGQIPLVQSIRENGDLGTPAILQEGTPAANVFGQLAEELARQVSIRNAIAPRTQVVQMQS is encoded by the coding sequence ATGGTACCCATCACCAAAGAAGCCGTCCTCAAGGCCTTGAGCTACGTGGAGGAACCCGACCTGGGCAAAGACCTCGTCACACTCAACATGATTGAGGATGTAGCAATTAACGGCCGCACCGTTTCGTTCACGGTGGTGCTCACCACGCCGGCCTGCCCCCTCAAACAACTTATCCACGACGCCTGCGAGCGGGCTATCCATACGATGGTAGACGCGGAGGCCGAGGTAGTTATTGTAATGACTTCGCGCGTGACGAGCATGCGCCAGAACCGCGACCTGCTGCCTGGCGTCAAGAATATCATTGCCATTGCCTCGGGCAAAGGTGGCGTAGGCAAAAGTACCGTTACGGCCAACCTAGCCATTGCGCTGGCCAAAACCGGCGCCAAAGTGGGCCTCGTGGATGCCGATATTTCGGGACCCAGCATGCCACTCATGTTCGGTGTGATGGACGCCCGCCCGCACGTCTTTCAGGGTCCCGATGGCAAAAACCTGATTCAGCCGGTGGAAGCGCACGGCGTGAAGCTGATGAGCATCGGTTTTCTGGCCCCCGCCGAGTCGGCTATTGTGTGGCGCGGCCCGATGGCCTCGTCGGCGCTGAAGCAGTTCATCACGGAAGTAGACTGGGGCGAGCTGGACTATCTGCTCCTCGACATGCCTCCCGGAACCTCCGACATTCACCTGACCATGGTGCAGACCGTGCCCGTCACCGGCTCGCTCATCGTGACCACACCGCAGAAAGTAGCGCTGGCTGATGCGGAGAAGGGCCTGCAGATGTTCCGGTTGCCCCAGATCAACGTGCCGGTATTGGGCATCGTGGAGAATATGGCCTGGTTTACGCCCGCCGAGCTGCCCGACAACAAGTACTTCATCTTCGGGGAAGGCGGCGGTGTGGCGCTGGCTGAAAAGCATCAGGTGCCGCTGCTGGGCCAGATTCCGCTGGTGCAGAGCATCCGCGAGAACGGCGACTTAGGTACTCCGGCCATCCTGCAGGAAGGCACGCCGGCCGCCAACGTATTCGGCCAGTTGGCCGAGGAACTGGCGCGCCAGGTGAGCATCCGCAACGCCATTGCCCCGCGCACCCAGGTAGTACAGATGCAGTCCTAA